In Zunongwangia sp. HGR-M22, the sequence GATTAGTCTATTAAAATGGCCTCGCCGCTTCCTGGACGTTCTGTTTCTAAATCTGAATCATAGACTTGATATTCTTGTCCGTTTTCAGAAAACTTCACTAAACAAGCATTTTCTTCTTGTGTATCACAACTAACGCTTACTTGTTCCCAGGTATTATTCCTAAACACGTAACCGGTAGATTGTTCTGCAACAAAATTACTTGATGCAAAGGACATTCCTATGGCACAGATAAATGCCATTAACGGTAATATTAACTTTTTACTTTTCATAATATAAAGTTTTAAAATTCATTAAAATGCCTACTTTTTTTTTCAGGTGTTCGGCCTCCATTCCTGTCTTCATCGCGATAAAATCTTTATTTCTTATGA encodes:
- a CDS encoding DUF6520 family protein, with amino-acid sequence MKSKKLILPLMAFICAIGMSFASSNFVAEQSTGYVFRNNTWEQVSVSCDTQEENACLVKFSENGQEYQVYDSDLETERPGSGEAILID